In one Carassius carassius chromosome 12, fCarCar2.1, whole genome shotgun sequence genomic region, the following are encoded:
- the LOC132155372 gene encoding uncharacterized protein LOC132155372 codes for MNHHSRTYCRLQTAMEFGHILVFFMTVLISSTGSKFEDHVFVQTGDSVTLDIKIKALPHFSRLVWMKDQSENIVRLADQSGKITHYKDRVDLNNTTFSLTLRNMQKTDSGLYRAKTVGEKEEFIGEHNVSVIDPVDPPVLNWNATMISVKSCMVNVSCSGHDRSITEIYHSNNCTQEEVTSFGIWTLTLYCIENVVVCNYSNPVSWKNDTNEITQLCNSHESIKPKENNTSFPLYWLSVIAGVPLLVFTVVSVICCSHKKHKSGDQQNDQTVYAQVRPRNEVQRPLEMLEKSADPQTVYGFTGEHKQTRNTSQIPSPQVTGRLT; via the exons ATGAATCACCACAGCAGGACATATTGTAGACTGCAGACTGCAATGGAATTTGGTCACATCCTTGTATTCTTCATGACCGTTCTGATCTCCAGCACAG GATCCAAATTTGAAGACCATGTATTTGTACAGACAGGGGACTCTGTTACACtggacataaaaataaaagcactgCCACACTTCAGTAGATTAGTCTGGATGAAAGATCAATCAGAAAACATAGTCAGATTAGCTGATCAATCTGGAAAAATAACACATTACAAGGACAGAGTTGATCTCAATAATACAACCTTCTCTTTAACACTGCGGAATATGCAGAAGACAGACAGTGGACTCTACAGAGCAAAAACAGTAGGAGAAAAAGAAGAATTCATTGGTGAACACAATGTATCAGTTATAG ATCCAGTGGATCCTCCTGTTCTGAACTGGAATGCCACCATGATCAGTGTCAAGTCCTGCATGGTTAATGTCTCATGCAGTGGGCATGATCGTTCAATCACAGAAATCTACCACAGCAACAACTGCACTCaggaggaagtgacatcatttggAATCTGGACTCTAACCCTGTATTGTATAGAAAACGTAGTTGTTTGTAACTATAGCAACCCAGTCAGCTGGAAGAATGACACAAACGAGATTACCCAACTTTGCAACTCTCATGAAT CAATTAAACCCAAAGAAAACAATACTTCCTTTCCTCTCTATTGGCTCTCGGTGATCGCTGGTGTTCCACTGTTGGTTTTCACAGTAGTTTCTGTGATATGCTGCTCTCACAAGAAGCATAAAAGTG GTGACCAACAGAATGATCAAACAGTCTATGCACAAGTTCGG CCAAGGAATGAAGTGCAGAGACCtctggagatgctggagaaatcAGCGGATCCTCAAACTGTGTATGGATTTACAGGAGAACACAAACAAACTCGCAATACCAGTCAGATTCCTAGTCCTCAG GTGACTGGACGCCTGACAtga